From Acropora muricata isolate sample 2 chromosome 14, ASM3666990v1, whole genome shotgun sequence, one genomic window encodes:
- the LOC136898601 gene encoding dynein light chain Tctex-type 5-B-like, translating into MMSNLLQLFKRNPRIKKTFEAFNKSYLFLFRFLGCPQHPSSSLIMEVFEPQARVLSFQSVSDDVSDYAKSLRRASGSSVASLKQPTPRRGSKAVGSYVSPYRLWRQLSDGLQEKQNAADDEVKKSVVENTYRTKPKQKFPEREVEEIIRSSLQDMLKEQIYSAMECGFLTKLLSSRIMERVKSLNIERYKLVCLVNVGSKHNQGIRVASRCLWNEEVDTQATASVENGTLFAVATVFGIYFE; encoded by the coding sequence ATGATGTCGAATTTATTGCAGTTATTCAAGCGAAACCCGCGAATCAAAAAGACATTTGAAGCGTTTAACAAGAgctatttgtttttgtttcgctTTCTGGGTTGCCCACAGCATCCCTCAAGTTCGTTGATTATGGAAGTATTCGAACCACAAGCTCGCGTTTTAAGTTTTCAGTCTGTTTCTGACGATGTTTCGGATTACGCTAAATCTCTCCGACGAGCATCTGGAAGCAGCGTCGCCTCATTGAAGCAACCGACTCCACGAAGAGGCTCGAAGGCCGTCGGATCCTATGTGTCTCCTTATCGACTGTGGCGCCAACTTTCCGATGGCTTGCAAGAGAAACAGAATGCTGCCGATGACGAAGTGAAGAAGTCAGTTGTCGAGAACACGTACAGAACGAAGCCTAAGCAAAAGTTTCCCGAGAGAGAAGTGGAAGAGATCATAAGGAGCAGCTTACAGGACATGCTAAAGGAACAAATATACTCTGCAATGGAGTGTGGCTTCTTGACAAAACTTTTGAGTTCGAGGATCATGGAGCGGGTTAAAAGCCTTAATATTGAGCGCTATAAACTCGTTTGCTTGGTTAACGTGGGTTCGAAGCATAATCAGGGGATCAGGGTTGCAAGCAGATGCTTGTGGAACGAAGAAGTCGACACACAAGCAACGGCAAGTGTAGAGAacggcacgctttttgctgtAGCGACGGTCTTTGGGATATATTTTGAATAG